The Paenibacillus amylolyticus genome contains the following window.
AAGCACGCTTTGGTGTAGAGAGCCTTTATCAAGAAGCAATCGACATTTTGCTTCCTGAAGCTTATACAGAAGCAATCGACCAAACGGATATTTTCCCGGTTGATCGTCCTGACGTAGATGTAGAACAATTCGCTAAAGGACAAACATTCAAGTTCAAAGCGAAAGTAACTGTGAAACCTGAAGTTACTCTGGGTGAGTACAAAGGAATCGAAGTTGCTGTAGCAAAAGGCGAAGTAACGGATGCAGAAGTGACTGAAGAACTTGAGCGTCTTCAACAACGTCACGCTGAACTCGTTGTAATCGACGAAGGTTCCGCTGCTAACGGTGACGTTGCAGTAATCGACTTCGACGGTTCCGTTGATGGTGTACCTTTTGAAGGTGGTAAAGCTGAGCGTTATTCCCTTGAACTGGGTTCCAACACATTCATTCCTGGATTTGAAGAGCAAGTTGTGGGTCTGTCCACAGGTGACTTCAAAGACGTGGAAGTGACTTTCCCAGAAAGCTACCATGCAGCAGAACTTGCTGGCAAACAAGCGGTATTCAAAGTGAAAATTCACGAAATCAAACGCAAACAGCTTCCTGCATTGGATGATGAGTTTGCAAAAGATGTTAGCGAATTTGACACTCTTGAAGAGTACAAAGCTGACCTGAAAACACAATTGGAATCCCGTAAAGCTGACGAAGCCAAAGCTGCACAAGAAAATGCAGTTGTAGAAAAAGTGGCTGAGAACGCTGAAGTGGACATTCCAGCAGCAATGGTCGACAGCGAAGTACAAAACATGATGCGCGATTTCGACAACCGTCTGCGTAACCAAGGTATGAACCTTGAAATGTTCCTGAGCTTCTCTGGCCAGACTCAAGCTGACCTGAGAGGACAAATGCAAGAGGATGCTTCCAAACGTGTTCGCAACAACCTGGTGCTTGAAGCTGTAGGTAAAGCGGAAAACATCGAAGTATCTGACGAAGAAGTGAACCAAGAACTCGAGAAAATGGCTGAATCTTACAAGCGTCCTGCTGAAGAGATCCGTGGCATCCTCGAAGGTAATGGTTCCCTGGACAGCCTTCGCGATGAAGTAAAACTGCGTAAAACAATCGACGTTCTTGTTGAGAACAGCACGGTTGTTGAACCGGTTGAAGCTCCAGCTGAAGAAGTTGTTGCAGAAGCTGACGAAAAATAAGACAAGCTGTGATCAACTTGTCCGTTGAATAAATGATAAGGCACGTGAACTATTGCGTGCCTTATTTTTAAATTATGACATCCATTTTATAGAAAATGAAGTAATTATATGGATGGTCGCTAATTTTATTGATCTGGGCACATTTTTTACATACCTATGTACTTCCTGCAAATAAAAAACGGCAAGACGGCATAGGATGGCTTCAATTTGCACATACATAGAAAACATGGTTAAATATGATCAGGCTAAAAAAGTAAACACACGGATGTCTGACCTCTCTTGTGAAAAATGACATTGTCACAGGAAAGTGTTAGAATGAATTTGGGTTTGCTTTACAGGTGGCCTATGTCTAATTACATGTAGAAAAGAGGTTGGTCTCATGAGTCTGGTGCCAATGGTTATAGAACAAACCAATCGAGGCGAGCGGTCTTACGATATATATTCACGTTTGCTGAAAGATCGCATTATCTTTCTAACCAGTGCGATTGATGACGATGTAGCCAATCTTGTCATAGCACAGCTTTTGTTTTTGGCAGCCGACGATCCTGAGAAGGATATCAGCTTGTACATTAACTCACCTGGTGGTTCTGTCACTGCAGGGATGGGTATATACGATACGATGCAATTTATCAAGCCGGATGTATCTACCATTTGCGTAGGGATGGCAGCAAGCATGGGCTCGTTATTGCTAACAGCCGGTGCACCTGGCAAGAGATATGCGCTGACCAACAGCGAAGTCATGATTCATCAGCCGCTTGGCGGTATTCAAGGACAGGCTGCGGATATTAAGATTCACGCAGAATGGATTATTAAAACACGTCAGAAACTGAATCAAATATACGTCGATCGTACGGGTCAGCCTCTTGAGAAAATTGAGCGGGATACAGACCGTGACTTCTTCATGAGCGCTGAAGAAGCTAAGACGTACGGCATTATTGACCAGGTGCTCAGTAGACCGATCAATTCCTAAAGGGGTGGTTTCATGTTTAAATTTAACGATGAGAAAGGGCA
Protein-coding sequences here:
- the tig gene encoding trigger factor, which codes for MKATWEKIEKNLGVLEVEVDADRVTAALDKAFNKVVKQANVPGFRKGKVPRSIFEARFGVESLYQEAIDILLPEAYTEAIDQTDIFPVDRPDVDVEQFAKGQTFKFKAKVTVKPEVTLGEYKGIEVAVAKGEVTDAEVTEELERLQQRHAELVVIDEGSAANGDVAVIDFDGSVDGVPFEGGKAERYSLELGSNTFIPGFEEQVVGLSTGDFKDVEVTFPESYHAAELAGKQAVFKVKIHEIKRKQLPALDDEFAKDVSEFDTLEEYKADLKTQLESRKADEAKAAQENAVVEKVAENAEVDIPAAMVDSEVQNMMRDFDNRLRNQGMNLEMFLSFSGQTQADLRGQMQEDASKRVRNNLVLEAVGKAENIEVSDEEVNQELEKMAESYKRPAEEIRGILEGNGSLDSLRDEVKLRKTIDVLVENSTVVEPVEAPAEEVVAEADEK
- the clpP gene encoding ATP-dependent Clp endopeptidase proteolytic subunit ClpP, with product MSLVPMVIEQTNRGERSYDIYSRLLKDRIIFLTSAIDDDVANLVIAQLLFLAADDPEKDISLYINSPGGSVTAGMGIYDTMQFIKPDVSTICVGMAASMGSLLLTAGAPGKRYALTNSEVMIHQPLGGIQGQAADIKIHAEWIIKTRQKLNQIYVDRTGQPLEKIERDTDRDFFMSAEEAKTYGIIDQVLSRPINS